The nucleotide window TATATTCAATTACCAATAAATAATTATTAGGATCTATAAAAAGTACTGCGGGTACGTTCACGTCATTTTTCAGTGCAGTATAAATTATCTTTGCTTCTAGTATTGTCCTCTCATAGTTAATTTTGTGATCTAGTTCTGGATTTCTATAACTTTTCTTGATCCTTTGCTTAAATATTGCATGTATGCCTAAAAAATACCCTTCATATATGTTGGATTCTGCGCCACGCTTAATTAACCTTAATTTCTCCAAGGAATATCAACCTCATCTACTCTCCATCTAGGCCTTATGTATGATTTATCAACGTCAATAAATACACCTTTAGATGCAGCTAACATACCGGCATAGGCTATCATCGCTCCGTTGTCTCCCGCAAATTCTGGAGGTACTATTTTGATTTGTACATTCCACTCTTTTCCTAACTCTTCTAATTTTTTTCTCAAACTCACACTTGCTGCTACTCCTCCAACTATCATTAATTCCTTCTTTGAGGTAAGCGCTAATGCCCTTTCCGTAGCCTCTAACAACATGTCAAATGCTATTTCCCTTACTGAGTAACAAATATCTTCTAACTTTTCCTTGCCAACAACCCTTAAAGCTGCTGTAAGTAATCCGGAAAATGACATATCTTGACCTTTAACAACGTAAGGTAATTTAAGCAATTTATTTCCCTTCTCTGCACAAATATCAATTACATGTATTCCATTTATAATATACGGTGGTGCCAAGCTCACCTCTCTTACAAATACATCCATCATGTTTCCTAATGCAATATCTAATGTCTCCCCAAAAACCCTAAATCTTCCTTTATAGAAAGTGGTTATTATCGTATTTCCACCTGAGAGGTATAAGATTAGAGGATCTCTGGCTTCAGTTGTTAAATACCCTATTTCAATATGTCCTATACCATGGTTTACTGGCACTAGTTTCTTATTATATTTCAATGCTATTGCTCTCGCTAGTGTAGCTCCAACTCTCAATGCTGGT belongs to Saccharolobus solfataricus and includes:
- the kae1 gene encoding KEOPS complex N(6)-L-threonylcarbamoyladenine synthase Kae1, with protein sequence MFVLGIESTAHTFGVGIVRDSPPYILANERDTFIPKEGGMKPGDLLKHHAEVSATILRRALEKAKISINDINYIAVALGPGIGPALRVGATLARAIALKYNKKLVPVNHGIGHIEIGYLTTEARDPLILYLSGGNTIITTFYKGRFRVFGETLDIALGNMMDVFVREVSLAPPYIINGIHVIDICAEKGNKLLKLPYVVKGQDMSFSGLLTAALRVVGKEKLEDICYSVREIAFDMLLEATERALALTSKKELMIVGGVAASVSLRKKLEELGKEWNVQIKIVPPEFAGDNGAMIAYAGMLAASKGVFIDVDKSYIRPRWRVDEVDIPWRN